The Salvia miltiorrhiza cultivar Shanhuang (shh) chromosome 1, IMPLAD_Smil_shh, whole genome shotgun sequence genome has a window encoding:
- the LOC130989323 gene encoding uncharacterized protein LOC130989323: MNSMWEEEFKFSVRMDGYGPYGWTWTLCVLLFISVCRFLSIRRRRRRHARPPITSSFPAAAPLRTPPVISDADLKNLMDELDESKCLGSNIWENVIDKSCNSISYRAKCCKPKDGVGPLKYLSVTTFEDCSVDVVLDFYMDSDYRMQWDKTVVKHQQLQLDQASATEFGRTIKKFSSLLTPREYVLAWKLWRGTDGSFYCFSKECEHPLAPKDRKFVRVAVFRSGWRIRKVPGRNACEIRMVHQEDARLNVEMAKLAFAKGIWSYVCKMDDALRKYSVKNQHELGSVGGARLSIQKVPAEFEVTDNSISTVDEEKAVVSGNQHRSNKTKLRRMPSSKLIANGLVLLGGAICLSRGHSSLGSKVAMAYLLTKLTKRGASFEKQGIKLPNKRG; the protein is encoded by the exons ATGAATTCGATGTGGGAAGAAGAATTCAAATTCAGTGTGAGAATGGATGGCTACGGTCCCTATGGTTGGACATGGACCCTCTGTGTCTTACTCTTCATCTCCGTCTGCCGTTTCCTCTCAATCCGTCGCCGTCGTCGTCGCCATGCCCGACCACCAATTACTTCATCTTTTCCCGCCGCCGCACCCCTCCG CACTCCGCCAGTCATCTCTGATGCAGATTTGAAGAATCTCATGGACGAGCTCGATGAGAGCAAGTGCCTTGGTAGTAACATCTGGGAAAACGTCATCGACAAAAGCTGTAATTCTATTTCCTACAGGGCCAAGTGCTGTAAACCCaag GATGGAGTTGGACCCTTGAAGTATCTGAGTGTGACCACATTTGAGGATTGCTCTGTGGATGTGGTGCTTGATTTCTACATGGACTCTGATTATAGGATGCAGTGGGACAAGACCGTGGTTAAGCATCAACAGTTGCAGCTCGATCAAGCCTCTGCCACTGAATTTGGTCGCACTATCAAGAAATTTTCCTCCTTGTTGACTCCCAGAGAGTATGTGCTCGCTTGGAAACTATGGCGGGGAACCGATGGCTCTTTCTACTGCTTTAGTAAG GAATGTGAGCATCCTCTGGCCCCCAAAGATAGAAAATTTGTAAGAGTTGCAGTTTTCAGATCTGGCTGGAGAATCAGGAAAG TTCCAGGTAGAAATGCCTGTGAGATTAGAATGGTGCACCAAGAAGACGCTAGATTGAATGTAGAAATGGCAAAACTCGCCTTTGCAAAGGGGATATGGAGTTATGTTTGCAAGATGGATGATGCACTTCGCAAGTACTCTGTTAAAAATCAGCATGAACTCGGTTCAGTTGGTGGTGCCAGATTGTCTATTCAAAAG GTCCCAGCTGAATTCGAAGTCACGGACAACAGTATCAGCACAGTAGATGAAGAAAAAGCAGTTGTAAGCGGCAATCAGCACAGGTCCAACAAGACGAAACTGAGAAGAATGCCTTCGAGTAAACTGATTGCTAATGGTTTAGTTCTCCTTGGCGGCGCCATCTGCCTCTCGAGAGGTCACTCGAGCTTGGGTTCCAAGGTTGCCATGGCGTATTTGCTAACCAAGCTTACAAAGCGAGGTGCTTCTTTTGAGAAACAAGGAATTAAACTTCCCAATAAGAGAGGCTAG
- the LOC130989295 gene encoding pollen receptor-like kinase 4, with protein MPTGAQAAVRPCRSRRHHHHSIPRLFSFVVILLHFLVTSCWAQFPGDSDMEAQALLKFKSSLLNAAAPLSNWDPAIPPCSGERGNWLGVLCYNGYVWGLQLERMNLNGVIDVDALSPLRFMRAVSFMGNTFHGPMPDWKKVGAIKALYLSDNQFSGEIAADAFKGMYSLKKVHLANNNFTGPLPTSLESPKLIELKLQNNHFTGTIPRISSENLKELDLSHNQLEGPIPVALSKMDPASFAANKALCGAPLSNACDPKLYPTSSSSPPPQKSSPSALSIALIVLGVILLLLLVLFLLARCRKRGNETPQLGKPIPANVVDLEKAPPAAAATATAAAAAAEADTAATGILAAAAAGKKSDQHQPGKLSFVDERRHKFDLQDLMRASAEVLGSGNFGASYKAVLVDGEALVVKRFKQMNGIAREDFHEHMRRLGRLSHPNLLPLVAYLFRKEEKLLVFDFVANGSLAALLHGKHSGVLKWGTRLKIIKGVGKGLLYLQNEVPTLTVPHGHLKSSNVLLDNEYNPVLMDYALHPVVNGAHVHNVLLAYKSPEYAQHGRISKKTDVWCLGTLILEILSGRYLAHGSTTDLAAWINGIAGEEYATVFDKDMEAGAQGSRNQMQKMLQIGISCCKEDADKRWDLEAAVRQIDHIQHDD; from the exons ATGCCGACGGGCGCGCAAGCCGCTGTGCGCCCATGCCGaagccgccgccaccaccatcattccattcctagattattttcttttgttgttaTCCTCCTCCATTTTCTGGTTACTTCCTGCTGGGCCCAGTTCCCTGGTGATTCCGACATGGAGGCGCAGGCTCTCCTCAAATTCAAGTCCTCGCTGCTCAACGCCGCCGCCCCCTTGTCCAACTGGGATCCGGCCATCCCTCCCTGCAGCGGCGAGCGCGGGAACTGGCTCGGCGTCCTCTGCTACAACGGCTACGTCTGGGGCCTGCAGCTCGAGAGGATGAACCTCAACGGCGTCATCGACGTCGACGCCCTCTCCCCGCTCCGCTTCATGCGCGCCGTCAGCTTCATGGGCAACACCTTCCACGGCCCCATGCCCGACTGGAAGAAGGTCGGCGCCATCAAGGCCCTCTATTTATCCGACAACCAATTCTCCGGCGAGATCGCCGCCGACGCCTTCAAGGGCATGTACTCGCTCAAGAAGGTTCACCTGGCCAACAACAACTTCACCGGGCCCCTCCCCACCTCCCTCGAGTCGCCCAAGCTCATCGAGCTCAAGCTCCAGAACAACCACTTCACCGGCACCATTCCCAGAATCAGCTCCGAGAATCTCAAGGAGCTCGACCTCTCCCACAACCAGTTGGAGGGCCCCATCCCCGTCGCCCTCAGCAAGATGGATCCCGCCTCCTTCGCCGCCAATAAAGCTCTCTGTGGGGCCCCTCTCTCCAACGCCTGCGATCCCAAATTGTACCCCACCTCCTcatcgtcgccgccgccgcagaAATCATCTCCCTCCGCGCTCTCAATAGCATTGATCGTGCTGGGGGTcattctcctcctcctcctcgtccTCTTCCTCCTCGCCAGATGTCGCAAACGCGGCAACGAGACTCCGCAGCTCGGGAAGCCCATCCCGGCCAACGTCGTCGACCTGGAGAAGGCCCCACCGGcggcagcagcaacagcaacagCGGCGGCAGCGGCAGCGGAAGCAGACACGGCGGCGACAGGAATCctagcggcggcggcggcggggaaGAAGTCGGATCAGCACCAGCCAGGGAAGCTGTCGTTCGTGGACGAAAGGAGGCACAAGTTCGACCTGCAGGACCTGATGAGGGCGTCGGCGGAGGTGCTGGGAAGCGGCAACTTCGGAGCGTCGTACAAGGCGGTGCTGGTGGATGGGGAGGCGCTGGTGGTGAAGAGGTTCAAGCAGATGAACGGCATTGCTCGGGAGGACTTCCACGAGCACATGAGGCGGCTCGGGAGGCTCAGCCACCCCAACCTCCTCCCCCTCGTCGCCTATTTGTTCCGCAAGGAGGAGAAGCTTTTGGTTTTCGACTTCGTCGCTAATGGAAGCTTGGCCGCCCTTTTGCATG GAAAACACTCGGGGGTGCTCAAGTGGGGAACCCGGCTGAAGATCATAAAGGGGGTGGGCAAAGGGCTGCTGTATCTCCAAAACGAGGTGCCAACCCTAACAGTCCCCCACGGCCATCTGAAATCCTCGAACGTGTTGTTGGACAACGAATACAACCCAGTCCTAATGGACTACGCGCTCCACCCGGTGGTGAACGGCGCCCACGTCCACAACGTCCTCCTCGCCTACAAGTCGCCGGAGTACGCGCAGCACGGCCGCATATCGAAGAAAACCGACGTGTGGTGCTTGGGCACGCTGATTCTGGAGATCCTGAGCGGCAGGTACCTCGCCCACGGCAGCACCACCGACCTAGCAGCCTGGATCAACGGCATTGCCGGGGAGGAATACGCTACGGTGTTCGACAAAGACATGGAGGCTGGCGCCCAGGGCAGCAGGAACCAAATGCAGAAGATGTTGCAGATAGGGATATCGTGCTGCAAAGAGGATGCGGATAAGAGGTGGGATTTGGAGGCGGCTGTTCGACAGATTGACCACATTCAGCATGACGACTAG
- the LOC130989343 gene encoding uncharacterized protein LOC130989343 — MGEGEEEAKTAVEILEKGDIFFFYRPKVEKEEAHGPEDVQRFYLVLRPQGGGDGGDGVLRFMVMGRKALPDPSKKSTPYWGLVELATTDLQRIKEALKGREYETATRGHRHLSDSRAAGEGVYRILNHGGRRGRHTHLVYKLEYPPEGVEGEPQEAFNIARQASFLIQIKNPDLHSLQNKKKAAFPAPLQGLFGHRRYHPADPPDFLNHEGCEFLLISASDDVEEELGLELKTEHEQCPDLVRTFTDDDMALLRPLFQGTWD, encoded by the exons ATGGGAGAAGGCGAGGAGGAGGCCAAGACCGCAGTTGAAATTCTG GAAAAAGGAgatatcttcttcttctacaGGCCCAAAGTTGAAAAAGAAGAGGCGCACGGCCCCGAAGATGTCCAACGCTTCTACCTCGTTCTCCGCCCTCAAGGAGGCGGCGACGGTGGCGATGGCGTGCTCCGGTTCATGGTGATGGGGCGCAAGGCGCTGCCGGATCCTTCAAAGAAGAGCACCCCATATTGGGGCTTGGTCGAGCTCGCCACCACCGACCTCCAACGCATTAAGGAGGCTCTCAAGGGACGTGAATACGAGACGGCGACAAGAGGGCACCGCCACCTGTCCGACAGCCGGGCCGCCGGAGAAGGCGTGTACAGGATCCTCAACCACGGTGGGCGTCGTGGGCGCCACACCCATCTGGTTTACAAGCTGGAATACCCGCCGGAAGGCGTGGAGGGCGAGCCCCAGGAAGCGTTCAACATAGCACGCCAAGCCTCCTTTCTCATCCAGATCAAGAACCCCGACCTCCACTCCCTCCAAAACAAGAAGAAGGCGGCTTTTCCGGCCCCTTTACAGGGGCTCTTTGGCCACCGCCGATATCACCCTGCTGATCCTCCTGATTTCCTCAACCACGAGGGCTGCGAGTTCTTGCTCATATCAGCCTCTGATGATGTTGAAGAGGAGTTGGGGTTGGAGCTCAAGACAGAGCACGAGCAATGCCCTGATCTTGTTCGGACATTTACAGACGACGACATGGCTTTGCTCCGCCCTCTGTTCCAAGGCACTTGGGACTGA
- the LOC131009309 gene encoding uncharacterized protein LOC131009309 produces MEKQQMQPPGEGGENNARARKKKVKKMPSPQELVTHYEKQGMATQEASLKVIGDLQGALFRMITANSKRGGDDSNPNSNSSPQVISAKLDAVHSRLVQLETKLDSKPSYPQALALGVASASLWSGALELWNTVRRATSP; encoded by the coding sequence ATGGAGAAGCAGCAAATGCAGCCGCCGGGGGAAGGCGGTGAGAATAATGCGAGGGCGAGGAAGAAGAAGGTGAAGAAAATGCCGAGCCCTCAGGAGCTGGTGACGCACTACGAGAAGCAGGGGATGGCGACTCAGGAGGCTTCGCTTAAAGTGATTGGGGATTTGCAGGGAGCCCTCTTCAGAATGATTACGGCCAATTCGAAACGCGGCGGCGACGATTCCAATCCCAATTCGAATTCTTCCCCGCAAGTGATTTCGGCGAAGCTGGATGCCGTCCACTCCCGCCTCGTCCAGCTCGAAACGAAGCTCGATTCGAAGCCCAGTTACCCACAGGCCCTGGCTCTGGGCGTCGCCTCCGCCTCCCTTTGGAGTGGGGCCCTTGAGCTCTGGAACACCGTTCGTCGAGCCACCTCCCCCTAG
- the LOC130989332 gene encoding uncharacterized protein LOC130989332: protein MAMAAAAAAAAAMPRCHPYLPSVGFNSSLTRSRFGVSIQCSDSSRGFGPKSKNPDTKKMKSSPKQKSSTSPNQAPGLSSPKTNYTSSDDLDFEQRLQAIKKSAIEQKKAEETKVIGAIDYDAPTENNSSTIGLGTKIGVGVAVVTFGLVFALGDFLPSGSVSPTEEAATVNKIPEEERAFLEKRLKEFEETLATSPEDSTALEGAAVTLAEMREYKRAATLLEKLTEKKQKDPDAFRLLGEVKYELKDYEGSVLAYRSAERASTSVDFEILRGLTNSLLSAKKPDEAVKTLLAARDRLNKEKPSGGNVDPIQVELLLGKAYVDWGHISDAVAVYDQLISSHPDDFRGYLAKGIMMKESGSIGDAERMFIQARFFAPDKAKALVDKYSR, encoded by the exons ATGGCTATGGCTGcggctgcggcggcggcggctgctaTGCCCCGCTGCCATCCTTATCTCCCCTCTGTCGGATTCAATTCATCTCTCACCAGGTCGAGGTTTGGTGTTTCCATCCAATGCTCCGATTCTAGTCGGGGATTTGGCCCCAAATCAAAAAATCCCGACACCAA AAAAATGAAGTCTTCCCCTAAGCAGAAATCTTCCACCTCACCCAACC AGGCCCCTGGTTTGAGCTCTCCTAAAACCAACTACACTTCTTCTGATGATCTTGACTTCGAGCAGCGTCTCCAGGCTATTAAAAA GTCCGCCATTGAGCAGAAAAAAGCAGAAGAGACGAAAGTAATAGGGGCAATTGATTACGATGCTCCAACTGAGAACAATAGTAGCACAATTGGACTGGGAACTAAG ATTGGAGTTGGAGTTGCAGTTGTTACATTTGGCTTGGTGTTTGCCCTTGGAGACTTTCTTCCTTCTGGAAG TGTTAGCCCTACCGAAGAGGCTGCCACAGTTAATAAAATTCCTGAAGAAGAGAGAGCATTCCTTGAG AAGAGGCTGAAGGAATTCGAAGAAACACTTGCCACTTCACCTGAAGATTCGACTGCTCTTGAA ggAGCTGCAGTGACCTTAGCAGAAATGCGGGAATATAAACGAGCTGCAACATTGCTTGAAAAATTGACAGAG AAGAAACAAAAGGATCCTGATGCTTTCCGTTTGCTCGGTGAAGTCAAATATGAGCTAAAAGATTATGAAGGAAGTGTTCTTGCTTATAGGAGTGCTGAAAGG GCATCTACGAGTGTTGACTTTGAAATCCTTCGAGGTCTTACGAATTCGTTGCTGTCTGCCAAAAAACCCGATGAG GCTGTTAAAACGCTCCTGGCAGCTCGTGACAGGTTGAATAAAGAAAAACCTAGTGGTGGAAATGTGGATCCCATTCAA GTGGAGTTGCTTCTTGGTAAAGCCTACGTGGATTGGGGCCACATAAGCGACGCAGTAGCTGTTTATGATCAACTTATATCCAGCCACCCTGATGATTTCAGGGGCTACTTAGCCAAG GGCATTATGATGAAAGAGAGTGGAAGTATAGGTGATGCTGAGAGAATGTTTATACAGGCACGTTTCTTTGCACCAGATAAAGCCAAGGCCCTCGTAGACAAATATTCACGCTAG
- the LOC130989374 gene encoding auxin-responsive protein SAUR71-like: MDSSSRKSNKIRDIVRLQQILKKWKKAANSNKSNAASSTSKSSSSNKSIKFLKKTLSFSESSSSSLANGAVPKGFVAVCVGTELKRFVIPTEYLSHQMFGILLREAEEEFGFQQEGVLRFPCEVELFEKVLKMMEEKRSMSSPALDQLDYHDVIINCSDNYSPETELHHHPQMCR, translated from the coding sequence atggattCATCATCAAGAAAATCAAACAAGATCAGAGACATAGTTAGGCTACAACAAATCCTGAAGAAGTGGAAGAAGGCTGCCAACAGCAACAAAAGCAATGCTGCTTCAAGCACAAgcaagagcagcagcagcaacaagaGCATCAAGTTCTTGAAGAAGACGCTGTCCTTCTCGGAGAGCTCGTCGTCGTCGTTGGCAAACGGCGCCGTTCCGAAAGGGTTCGTGGCGGTGTGCGTGGGGACGGAGCTGAAGAGGTTCGTGATCCCGACGGAGTATCTGAGCCACCAAATGTTTGGGATTCTACTGAGAGAAGCTGAGGAAGAGTTCGGATTCCAGCAGGAAGGGGTGCTGAGGTTTCCATGCGAAGTGGAGCTGTTCGAGAAGGTGTTGAAGATGATGGAGGAGAAGAGGTCGATGTCATCGCCGGCGTTGGATCAACTCGATTATCACGACGTCATCATCAACTGCTCCGATAACTACTCTCCAGAAACTGAGCTTCATCACCACCCGCAGATGTGCAGATAA